A window of Nicotiana tabacum cultivar K326 chromosome 24, ASM71507v2, whole genome shotgun sequence contains these coding sequences:
- the LOC107777786 gene encoding uncharacterized protein LOC107777786 produces MGTKEPSQHNTTLPVGAKEKQDDRGKAMQNIIELNFTSFPTLTPIPMKNIFEVVSTSRYEDQIPHGDRGGNTIVPFSFFNIWTEHDDFTQLVTSIRSSHSPQGSLKSVWARLKDLNLALKSLNSKEFSGITHKIEKARIELSDIQGKISQGCTDTLLNMEKKVILNLEKWSLIEESVLQQKAIAKWIQPGDSNSKYFTAVMKDRSQEKQIIKTTTLLGDKLTDLDAIKREIVDFYKSLMGTTATTLPAINRIYMKHGPTLSYQQRVDLYTEIIDVVKEFFTIGKLYKAINCTTITLVPKVNKPTTVKEYRLIACCSILYKMISKILASRLQKVMPYTICEAHASFIHSRKITDNVILAHELVKSYTNAQISPICMIKIDLQKDYDLVEWIFLQQVIKEIRFTDRFIRWIMELTEYLSRSLHELKKEPDFQYHPRCRKLGITHMSFAENLLLFAKGNLSFVATLYKCFTRFSQASCFHANLGKSSVYFGGVKQVVKDQILAHLGFTSGSLPFKYLGIPLSTKKIALIEWQPLIEKITSKISSSTTKKLSNAGRVQLVQFVIFCIQAY; encoded by the exons ATGGGGACTAAAGAGCCATCTCAACACAACACAACCTTACCTGTAGGTGCAAAGGAGAAACAGGATGACAGAGGCAAAGCAATGCAGAATATCATTGAACTTAACTTCACCAGCTTCCCAACTTTGACCCCTATCCCAATGAAGAATATATTTGAAGTTGTATCAACAAGTAGATATGAGGATCAAATACCACATGGGGATAGAGGTGGAAATACCAT AGTGCCTTTCAGTTTCTTTAACATATGGACAGAACATGATGACTTCACTCAATTAGTTACTAGCATACGAAGTTCACATAGTCCACAGGGTAGTTTGAAATCAGTTTGGGCAAGATTGAAAGATCTGAATCTTGCTTTGAAATCTCTGAATTCTAAGGAATTCAGTGGCATAACTCATAAAATTGAGAAGGCTAGAATTGAGCTAAGTGACATACAAGGAAAAATTTCACAAGGTTGCACTGATACTTTACTTAATATGGAGAAAAAAGTCATACTAAACCTTGAGAAGTGGTCTTTAATTGAAGAAAGTGTCCTTCAACAGAAAGCTATAGCAAAGTGGATACAACCGGGAGATTCAAACTCTAAGTACTTCACCGCAGTGATGAAGGATAGAAGTCAAGAGAAGCAAATCATAAAAACTACAACTTTGCTAGGAGACAAGCTGACTGACCTTGATGCTATCAAAAGAGAGATTGTTGATTTCTACAAAAGTTTAATGGGAACAACTGCAACTACTTTGCCTGCCATCAATAGAATATACATGAAGCATGGGCCTACACTATCTTACCAACAAAGGGTTGATCTATACACAGAA ATCATAGATGTTGTAAAAGAGTTCTTCACAATTGGGAAGCTCTATAAGGCCATAAACTGCACTACTATTACATTGGTGCCAAAAGTGAATAAACCTACCACAGTCAAAGAGTACAGACTAATAGCCTGTTGTTCGATCCTCTACAAGATGATCTCTAAAATCTTGGCCTCCAGATTACAGAAAGTCATGCCTTACACCATTTGTGAGGCTCATGCAAGCTTCATTCATAGTAGAAAGATTACTGATAATGTCATTCTAGCTCATGAGCTAGTTAAATCCTACACAAATGCTCAGATTTCTCCTATATGTATGATAAAGATTGATCTTCAAAAAGATTATGACTTAGTGGAATGGATCTTCTTACAACAAGTTATAAAGGAGATTAGATTTACTGACAGGTTTATCAGATGGATAATGGAAT TGACAGAATACCTGAGTAGATCACTGCATGAACTTAAGAAGGAGCCTGACTTCCAATATCATCCCAGATGTAGGAAGCTTGGTATCACTCATATGAGTTTTGCTGAGAACCTTCTGTTATTTGCTAAGGGTAATCTATCTTTTGTGGCTACACTTTACAAATGCTTTACTCGATTCTCTCAGGCATCATGCTTTCATGCTAAtctaggaaaaagttcagtataTTTTGGTGGTGTAAAACAAGTTGTGAAGGACCAGATATTGGCACACCTAGGATTTACAAGCGGATCCTTACCCTTCAAGTACCTAGGCATCCCTTTGTCTACAAAGAAAATAGCTCTTATAGAGTGGCAACCATTGATTGAAAAGATCACATCCAAGATTTCTTCCTCGACAACTAAAAAGTTATCTAATGCTGGTCGTGTACAGCTGGTCCAATTTGTAATATTTTGTATACAAGCATATTGA